TGAAAGAAGGTTTAACGATAGGGACTTTATATTAGAATCATCAACAGGAGCGATAAATGTCAATACTCAAGGTAAATAATTTAGAAAAAAAATTCGGCGATAACCTAGTCTTAAAAGACATTAATATGGAAGTTGAAAAGGGCGAAGTAGTTACAATCATAGGCTCATCAGGTTCTGGTAAGTCTACACTTCTTCGCTGCCTAAACCTTTTAGAAGAACCAACAAGTGGCGAAATTATCTATGAGGGCGAAAATATCCTAGACCATTCCTTTGACAGGAGAAAATACAGGTCCAAGGTGGGCATGGTTTTCCAAAACTTTAACCTCTTTGCCAACAAGAATATCCTAGAAAATTGTATGGTTGGCCAAGAAAAAGTTTTAGGAAAATCCAAAGAAGAAGCCAAGGCCACAGCCATAAAATATCTGGAATCTGTAGGCATGGCCCAATACGTAAATGCCAAACCAAGCCAAATTTCAGGCGGTCAACAGCAAAGGGTGGCTATAGCTCGTGCCCTTTGTATGAATCCAGATGTCCTACTCTTTGACGAGCCAACAAGCGCTCTTGACCCAGAGACAGTTGGAGAGGTTCTTGAAGTTATGACCAAACTTGCCAAGTCTGGTATGACCATGGTTGTCGTAACCCACGAGATGGACTTTGCAAGAGATGTCTCAGATAGGGTACTTTTCATGGATAAGGGTATAATCCTAGAAAGCAGTTCTGCCAAAGAAATGTTTGAAAACCCTAAACATGAAAGGACACAAGAATTCTTAAAGAGATTCTTAAACAACTAATGATAATAAATTTTAAAAATATTTGGTTCTCAAATGACCCTAGACAAAAAAATTTAATTTCAAAAAATATGGTAGATAAGCCAGGGATTTTCTCTGCTTATCTACTTTTTAGTGGGAGAAAAAAAGACCCAATAGAGATGGGAGGATCTTATGAATAACACCCTCATACTCATGGTCCTAAACCTTATTGGCAAGCTATTTTCCTTTTTTAGGGAGATGGTTTTTTCCTACTTTTATGGGACAAGTGCTATCACAGATGCCTTTAACACATCTACAACAGCTGCGACCTTGATTTTTTCAGTCATCACCTATGCCCTATCAAAGACCTATATCCCAAGCTTTTCAAAGATAAGCAAAGAAAGAGGGGAGGCGGCAGGAGATGAATTTACCAATAAGCTTTTAAACTTTTCCCTATTTTTGTGCACCACCATTATGATATTGGGACTTGTCTTTGCGCCTTATATAGTAAAGATGTTTGCTATTGGCTATGACGGGGAAAAACTCAAAATCGCTTCGCTTTTTATGAGGGCAGTTATTTTAACCATGTACCCAAATATTTATGCGGCTATCTTTTCATCCTACCTACAAATCAAGGGTGATTTCATAACCCCGGCCCTACCCCTTCTTATCCTAAATATAATATTGGGAATCACAGTGGCGATTTCAAAGGGCAATATTTACATCATGGCGGCAGGAATTTTCCTAGCCTACTTTGTTCAATTTGCAGTTTTTCCTAAAAAAATTAAGGAAAGTGGTTTTAGGAGAAAAAGGGCCAAGGCAAAAATTGATGAGGACATCAGGACCTTGATCAAATTATCAATTCCTACCATATTTTCTATGGCAGCAGTTTATATCTCAACCATAGTCGACCAGTCATTTGCCTCAATAGTTGCCAATGACGGTGGTGTGTCAGTTATAAACTATTCGCTAAAGATTTTAAGAATTGTCTCATCGACCTTCATAGTGCCTTTTCAAATCACAGCCTATCCTATAATTGGAAAGCTCGCTGCAGAAGGAAACTTCAATGAGGTTAAAAATATAACCTCAAAAACAATGGTCAAAATCATGATTTTATTTATCCCATCCCTTGTGGGATTAATGGTTTTATCAAGACCAATCATTTCCTTTGTCTACATGCGTGGAGCTTTTGGCTATGAAGATATGATTAGGACAGCCGACGTGCTTTTCTATTACACAATTTATTTGATAGGACCTGCGGTTGCGGACCTTTTGTACTTGTCATTTTTCTCTGTACAAAATACCAAAATCCCAACCATCATCTCCTTTATCCAGCTGTCTGTAAACGTCTTTTTAGACTTCGCCCTAAGTAGAAAATATGGCCTAGTGGGACTTGCCCTAGCGACAACCCTAAGCCAATTTGTACTTGTAGGCCTAGCAAGCCTTATGTATGTAAAACACTTTGGTAAACTCGATAATGCCTATATAATTAAAAATATAGGCAAAATTGCAATTGGAGCAGCGGCCCTAGGATTCACAGCTAACTACACCTACAAACTTAGACCATCAAACTTCTGGCTCTTAGTAACAATCCTCCTTGCCTCAGTCGTATATCTAGCCATCATCTTCGCCCTTAAAGTGGACGGCCTTGATGAAATAAAGGAGAAATTTACAAAGAAAATCAAAAAGTTTAGATAGGAAAAAGCCCCTAAGTGGGGCTTTTCTTATAATTTCTTATCCTTCATCAACTCCAAGGTCACCAAAAATGATTTGTACAAGCTATCTATTGGCAAAAATTCTTTGTTGGAGTGGAAGTTGTGGGCGCCGGTGAAATAATTTGGAGTGAAAATTCCTACTGTTGATAAGAAAGAACCGTCGGTCCCGCCTCGCATTGGGATTATTTTTGTCTCGATTTCAAGCTTATCAAATATTTCCTTAAGTCTTTCTACCGCAATTTTATTTTCATCATTCATGGAATCAGCTATATTATCGTAAACATCTTCGATTTGGATTTCGATTTCTGCTTTTTTATATCTTTTCTTTAATATTTCTGTTATTTCATAGAGATAAGCCTTAGCTTTCTCAAATTTCTCCCTGTCATGGTTTCTTATATTAAAATCTAGCCTTAGATTCAAAACATCGGAATTAATGTCTGTCACCCAGATATATCCTTCCCTATTTTCTGTATTTTCAGGCATCTTTGCCCTGTCAAGCATGGAAATAAAATCATGGGCAATCATTATTGGGTTTACTAAATTTCCCTTTGAAGACATTGGGTGTGCAGGGATTCCCTTTATTTTTAAAGTCCCGCTTGCAGCATTAAAGGTTTCGTAAATTAATTCCCCAAGCTCGCAACAATCTATAGTGTAAGCATAATCGACCTTAAACTTGTCAAAGTCAATCTTCCTAGATCCCCTAAGCCCAATTTCCTCATCAGGAACAAAGGCTATATAAATTTCTCCGTGATTTATTTGAGGGTTTTCCTTCAGATACCAAAGGGCAGTCATAATATTTGCAATAGCTGCCTTATTATCAGCCCCAAGTACTGATGAACCATCTGTAAAAATTATGTCATCGCCAATATAGGCAAGAACTTCTGGATTTTCTTTGCTAGAAAAAACCACATTCTCATTCAAATTTATATCCTTGCCATCATAGTTTTTAATAATCTGTGGGTGAATTTTATCGGATAAACCCACATCCACAGTATCAAGATGGGCAACCCAACCAAGAGATTTTTTGCCCTCGCCCCTCCTAGGAAGCCTTGCCTGGACAACTCCAAATTGATTAATACTTATATCGCTAAGCCCTAAGTCTTTTAGATCAGTTGCAAGAACCTTACCTAATTCTAGCTGGCCAAAAGATGAAGGCACATCCTTGTTCTTCTCATCAGATTGGCTAGGAATAGCCACATATTTAAGAAAATTTTCTACCAATTTATCTTTTATAATTTTTTCTTCCATAATTTTCCTCATATAATTTTCGCCTAATCGCAATTTCCCTATTTTTTATCCCGAAATACAAACCCACAAATTTAATTAATATTTTCGGATAATCTATAAGGGATTAAAATTTTTTCTTTGCCTTGGTCTGTATCGATATTTCTAATCAAAGCATCAACTCCAAATGCTTTTTTAATATTTTCTTCATTTATTATATCCCTTGATCCGTAAAAGTAATCGCCCTTTTCTCTTAAAATCAAAACCTTATCGGCAATTTTTAAGGCATAATTTGGATAATGGGTATTAAAAACAATAGTTATACCCCTTTTTTTCGCCAAATCTTTTAGTAAATTTATTATCTTTAACTGATTTTTAAAATCAAGCCCACTTTCAGCTTCATCTAGGATAAGAAGGCTGGGATTTTTTATTAGAGCCCTTGCTATTATAAGCATTTGAAGTTCCCCACCGCTTATCTTTGAACACAATTTATTATGAAGATTGCCTATGCCCAGGTCATCCATAAGGTTTTTTGCAAGGTCATAGTCTTTTTCGCTTGGATTTCCAAAGGGGCCAATCTTACTTGCAAGTCCAAAAACAACCATATCAAGACCTGTATAAGCAAAAGTCGCCTCTCTTTTTTGAGGTATATAGGAAATCTTATTCCAAAATCCTTTCTTATCAAAGCTTTCTATATTTTTACCATCTAAAAACGCCCCGCCTTCCTTAAATTTTTCAAAGCCGCATATAGCCCTTATTAGGCTAGTCTTTCCTACTCCATTTGGACCCATGATTGCAAGGATTTCTCCAGATTCAAGGTTAAAGGATAGGTCTTTAAATAAAATTTCGTCATTTTTATAAAAAAATTTAGCATTTTTTACTTCTAATTTCATCTAAAAACTCCTCCGCTAGTCCTGATAAGCCTTATAAATATTGAAGCTCCAATTATAGCTGTAAGTATTGATATAGGTAGTTCCACTACCGACATAGTCCTTGACAAAGCTTCAATTATTACCATGAAGCTCATTCCTAAAGACAGGGTTACTGGTAGGAGATACTTAGTATTAGCACCAACCATCATCCTTGCCATGTGAGGAATTATAAGACCGATAAAACCGATTTGCCCGCATAGGGAGATCGAGGATGCTGTTATCATTGTAGATGCAAGGATTAGTCTTAGTCTGGTTTTCTTAACATCTATACCCAAACTTTCTGCTTCATCTTCTGAAAGACTAAGGATATTAAGGGAATAGCCGTGCATCCAGATCATAAGGATTCCTAAAATAATAATGGGCCCCGCAAGGCCAATATTTTTAAAGGAGCTTCTGGCAAAAGACCCCATTAACCAATAGCTTATAGCAGGAAGTTTGTCTGTGGGATCTGCCATGTATTTTAAAAGTGACCCAAAAGCGTTGGCAAGGGATGATATAACTAGGCCTGATAAAATCAACATTATTGTTGACATTCTCCCGTCTTTTTTGCTTATTTTCAAGACAAAAAACACTCCCAAAAGTCCTGTCGCCAAAGCAAGGATTTGAATTTGAAAAGTACCTAGGGATAAGACAATGCCAAGGATTGCCCCAAGGCTTGCCGATGAGGCAACTCCCAGAATATCTGGTGTGGCTAGTGGGTTTGAAAAAATTAACTGGAAGGCGAGTCCTGCCACAGCGAGCCCTCCTCCTACTACTAGGCCTGTAAGTATCCTCGGTAGCCTAATATTAATAATCACCGATTCAAGCATAGGATCATAGGGTTCATTCTTTAAAAATGATAGCAAAAATCCTAGAATTTCTCTAGGACTTAAAGGCATCCTGCCAAGGCTAAGGCCAAAGAGGCTTGCTATTATTGGCAGGATTATTAGTATAAATAGGCCCATTGGCCTAAATTTTCTTTCTTTGATCAATAATTTTTTTATCATATGTCAAACATATCGTCGATTTGTTCGTCAGTTAAATCGTACTTGTACCAAGTCTTATAATAGTCTTTAATTTCGCTCTTTAGGTCATAGTCTTTGAAGGCTTCTGGATAGGTCTCACTTGCAAGCCAAGCATAGACTAAAGGTGCGTCTGGGTTTGGTGTAAGCCAGTTCCACATACCAAGTTTTGAATTATATACTCTTTTATTTTTAACTGCATCCATTGTTGAGAAATCAAAGCCTTCGACCTTGTTATCAAAAACATCACTTGTAGTCATATTTAATAGGCCTGGTCCATCTAGGTAAAGAATTCCAGGATTTTTCTTATAAATTTCTTCTACATTGACCTTGGCATAGCCCTTGGCATCTTCAAAGACATTTGAAACGCCAATTCTCTTTAGCCAAAAATCACCAAAAGTACCCTTGCCTGCTACCATTGGCACGCCTTCATTGTATTTCCATAAGATCATGCCGTTTGGTCTGTCTTTTTCGTCAACTTTTGCGATTCTTTCTTCAACGTCTTTTACAATTTTTTCTCCTGCCTTTAGGAAATCATCAGTTTTTCCTTCTTCTCCAAAGACATCTTCTAATAATTTTAGCCATTGGCCATATCTGTCGATTGGGTCTGCTTGGCCTAGAGTCCCGATTGTGGCAAAACCTACGCATGGAATGCCAGATTTTTTAAGGGCTTCGTAGCGGTCTTTGTTTGTAGCATTATAAAAAATAACATCTGGTTTTAATTTTACAATCTCTTCTATGTTTAGGTCTGATTGGCCGTGAACAGTTTCTTCTGCATCCATTAGCTCTGGAGCAATGTCTTTAAGGACAGTTTTTTCTGCCACTTGCTTTAGACTTCCTGCATAACCAACTATATATGGAGCCTCGCCCCCGTGATAGGCCATATAAGTAGATAGGATTGGCACTTGGTCTATTACAACCCTTTTAATTTCCTTTGGTAAGGTGACTTCATTGCCAGCGTGGTCTGTTATAGTCCTAGTTTCACCATTTTTTTCTGCGCTTTCCTCAGACTTTGAGGCTTCTTCTTTATTCTCAGTCTTTTCTTCAACTTTTGAGGCTTCCTCTTTTGTTTCTACCTTTTCTTCTACTTGACTAGTCTCTTTATTATCCTTATTACATCCACTAAGACCGCCTAATAAAATAGCATTTATGGTTAGGGCATAAAATATTTTTTTAATTGCTTTCATAATTCCTCCTTAAATTATAAAAAATCTTATAATTAGTCACTATCTATTATATCAATTTTTTTAAAACTCGCTAAATTTCTATAGAAAAAACCTCCAAGACTCATACTTGGAGGTAAAAATTTATAGGCCAATATCGAGGCTCTGAACTTTTTTATCGTAGTCTATATAATATAGTTTGCCATTATAAACCCTAAAACCGTAGGATTCTAGGTCTTTTTCCACAACCTCTCCTGTCAGATAATTTATTATATCCATTTTAAAGAGGTAATCAGCATCGTCGAATTTGACTGGCTCTTGGATTATTAGATTTTGTCCAATTAGAGTCATCCTTCTATCATCATTGATGGTGTATTTCTTGTCTTTTATTTCAATTTCATTGCCATTTGATTTGAATATCTCGTATATAGCTTTGCCATCTTCAAAGTGTTTGGATGATAGCAAGAAGTTTGCATCAGTATTTTCTTCTACAAGTTCTGCTTTTTGGTCGTAGTCTTTATCTGGGTCAAGTTTATAGAGATTAATCTTTTGATCATCTTCCATTTTTGTAAATAAAATTTCCTTATCGCTTATCCCTTGACCTAGCAGACTCTCATTTCCTTTTGTATGGGTAGCCTTATAAACTTCTAGCTTGCCGGTTTTAAGGTCAACTACTCCAATGCCAGATTTTTCTGATACAAAATCACTTTTATCCTTCATATCGTAGTTTTCGTAATACTGGTACCTGCCATAGATTTTATCATCTATCATGGCTAGAGGATAGAAGGTTTGGCCTTTGTCAAAATCATACATGAGTGTTAGGTCTTGGCCGTTGATTTTCTTTATAGAAAATTTCTTGTCCATAGCTGATCCTACCACAAAGATATTGTTTGAAAATGGAACATAGTCCATAAAGTAGTCTTTGCCATAGTCCTTTAAGTCTTCTAATACGTTTATAACTTCGCCATCCCTTACACTTACCAAGGAATAGTAGGAGAAGAAATAATCATCTTCTGTTAGGGCTTTCTTATCTTTATTGCTAGATTTCTTGTCTTTTTTCTTGGATTTTTTGTCTTTTTTATCTTTTTTAGGTTGTTTTTCGTCTGATTTTTCTTCTTTTGAGTCTTCTTTTTTATTTGAAGATTCTACAGAAATCACATCTTTTTTAACATCTTCATCCGGATAGGTCCTGTTTATATCTTGGTCTTCTTCGCTGTCGCCATCATTTTTATAATCATTTT
This genomic window from Anaerococcus murdochii contains:
- a CDS encoding amino acid ABC transporter ATP-binding protein produces the protein MSILKVNNLEKKFGDNLVLKDINMEVEKGEVVTIIGSSGSGKSTLLRCLNLLEEPTSGEIIYEGENILDHSFDRRKYRSKVGMVFQNFNLFANKNILENCMVGQEKVLGKSKEEAKATAIKYLESVGMAQYVNAKPSQISGGQQQRVAIARALCMNPDVLLFDEPTSALDPETVGEVLEVMTKLAKSGMTMVVVTHEMDFARDVSDRVLFMDKGIILESSSAKEMFENPKHERTQEFLKRFLNN
- the murJ gene encoding murein biosynthesis integral membrane protein MurJ gives rise to the protein MNNTLILMVLNLIGKLFSFFREMVFSYFYGTSAITDAFNTSTTAATLIFSVITYALSKTYIPSFSKISKERGEAAGDEFTNKLLNFSLFLCTTIMILGLVFAPYIVKMFAIGYDGEKLKIASLFMRAVILTMYPNIYAAIFSSYLQIKGDFITPALPLLILNIILGITVAISKGNIYIMAAGIFLAYFVQFAVFPKKIKESGFRRKRAKAKIDEDIRTLIKLSIPTIFSMAAVYISTIVDQSFASIVANDGGVSVINYSLKILRIVSSTFIVPFQITAYPIIGKLAAEGNFNEVKNITSKTMVKIMILFIPSLVGLMVLSRPIISFVYMRGAFGYEDMIRTADVLFYYTIYLIGPAVADLLYLSFFSVQNTKIPTIISFIQLSVNVFLDFALSRKYGLVGLALATTLSQFVLVGLASLMYVKHFGKLDNAYIIKNIGKIAIGAAALGFTANYTYKLRPSNFWLLVTILLASVVYLAIIFALKVDGLDEIKEKFTKKIKKFR
- the pepT gene encoding peptidase T yields the protein MEEKIIKDKLVENFLKYVAIPSQSDEKNKDVPSSFGQLELGKVLATDLKDLGLSDISINQFGVVQARLPRRGEGKKSLGWVAHLDTVDVGLSDKIHPQIIKNYDGKDINLNENVVFSSKENPEVLAYIGDDIIFTDGSSVLGADNKAAIANIMTALWYLKENPQINHGEIYIAFVPDEEIGLRGSRKIDFDKFKVDYAYTIDCCELGELIYETFNAASGTLKIKGIPAHPMSSKGNLVNPIMIAHDFISMLDRAKMPENTENREGYIWVTDINSDVLNLRLDFNIRNHDREKFEKAKAYLYEITEILKKRYKKAEIEIQIEDVYDNIADSMNDENKIAVERLKEIFDKLEIETKIIPMRGGTDGSFLSTVGIFTPNYFTGAHNFHSNKEFLPIDSLYKSFLVTLELMKDKKL
- a CDS encoding ABC transporter ATP-binding protein, yielding MKLEVKNAKFFYKNDEILFKDLSFNLESGEILAIMGPNGVGKTSLIRAICGFEKFKEGGAFLDGKNIESFDKKGFWNKISYIPQKREATFAYTGLDMVVFGLASKIGPFGNPSEKDYDLAKNLMDDLGIGNLHNKLCSKISGGELQMLIIARALIKNPSLLILDEAESGLDFKNQLKIINLLKDLAKKRGITIVFNTHYPNYALKIADKVLILREKGDYFYGSRDIINEENIKKAFGVDALIRNIDTDQGKEKILIPYRLSENIN
- a CDS encoding FecCD family ABC transporter permease translates to MIKKLLIKERKFRPMGLFILIILPIIASLFGLSLGRMPLSPREILGFLLSFLKNEPYDPMLESVIINIRLPRILTGLVVGGGLAVAGLAFQLIFSNPLATPDILGVASSASLGAILGIVLSLGTFQIQILALATGLLGVFFVLKISKKDGRMSTIMLILSGLVISSLANAFGSLLKYMADPTDKLPAISYWLMGSFARSSFKNIGLAGPIIILGILMIWMHGYSLNILSLSEDEAESLGIDVKKTRLRLILASTMITASSISLCGQIGFIGLIIPHMARMMVGANTKYLLPVTLSLGMSFMVIIEALSRTMSVVELPISILTAIIGASIFIRLIRTSGGVFR
- a CDS encoding ABC transporter substrate-binding protein, yielding MKAIKKIFYALTINAILLGGLSGCNKDNKETSQVEEKVETKEEASKVEEKTENKEEASKSEESAEKNGETRTITDHAGNEVTLPKEIKRVVIDQVPILSTYMAYHGGEAPYIVGYAGSLKQVAEKTVLKDIAPELMDAEETVHGQSDLNIEEIVKLKPDVIFYNATNKDRYEALKKSGIPCVGFATIGTLGQADPIDRYGQWLKLLEDVFGEEGKTDDFLKAGEKIVKDVEERIAKVDEKDRPNGMILWKYNEGVPMVAGKGTFGDFWLKRIGVSNVFEDAKGYAKVNVEEIYKKNPGILYLDGPGLLNMTTSDVFDNKVEGFDFSTMDAVKNKRVYNSKLGMWNWLTPNPDAPLVYAWLASETYPEAFKDYDLKSEIKDYYKTWYKYDLTDEQIDDMFDI